From Vanacampus margaritifer isolate UIUO_Vmar chromosome 8, RoL_Vmar_1.0, whole genome shotgun sequence, a single genomic window includes:
- the LOC144056718 gene encoding twist-related protein 2-like, with product MREEVSCTNSPEGGLGASEEELERGSKKSQQTGQRKRSPHPKKDNLAQTEDSAAGSPTGPLPAGPKRVKKSPSAVVSLAPASLGPRPDQPFEDLHSQRVIANVRERQRTQSLNDAFASLRKIIPTLPSDKLSKIQILKLASRYIDFLYQVLQSDEMDAKLASCNYLAHERLSYAFSVWRMEGAWAMSASH from the coding sequence ATGAGAGAAGAGGTGTCCTGCACTAACTCTCCTGAAGGAGGTCTGGGGGCCAGCGAGGAAGAACTGGAACGGGGCTCCAAGAAGAGTCAACAGACAGGCCAGCGAAAGCGATCGCCACATCCAAAGAAAGACAATCTGGCTCAGACGGAGGACAGCGCCGCCGGCAGTCCCACCGGCCCTCTGCCGGCCGGGCCCAAGAGGGTAAAGAAGAGTCCCTCAGCCGTGGTGAGCCTGGCCCCGGCCTCGCTGGGCCCGCGGCCCGACCAGCCTTTCGAGGACCTCCACTCCCAGCGGGTGATCGCCAACGTGCGGGAGCGCCAGCGCACCCAGTCGCTCAACGACGCCTTCGCCTCGCTGCGCAAGATCATTCCCACGCTGCCTTCGGACAAGCTGAGCAAGATTCAGATCCTGAAACTGGCCTCGCGCTACATCGACTTCCTCTACCAGGTGCTGCAGAGCGACGAGATGGACGCTAAGCTGGCCAGTTGCAACTACCTGGCCCACGAGAGGCTGAGCTACGCCTTCTCCGTCTGGAGGATGGAGGGCGCCTGGGCCATGTCCGCCAGCCACTAG